From a single Apium graveolens cultivar Ventura chromosome 2, ASM990537v1, whole genome shotgun sequence genomic region:
- the LOC141707988 gene encoding 4,5-DOPA dioxygenase extradiol: MGSIKETVYISHGSPTLSIDDSLPARHFLKSFTQKVSLSERPSSILVISAHWETDSPAVNLISGPNDTIYDFYGFPKPMYQIKYPALGAPKLARRVQELLQGSGFGMVNVDKNRGLDHGAWVPLMLMYPEADIPVCQLSVQTHKDGHHHFNMGKALAPLKEEGVLIIGSGSATHNLRILRETNSVASWAKEFDTWLRDALLDGRYEDVNNYLEKAPHAKLAQPHPDHFYPLHVAIGASGESSKAELIHHSWSLHALSYASYKFTSK, from the exons ATGGGTTCAATAAAGGAGACAGTGTACATATCACATGGATCACCAACCTTGTCAATAGATGATAGTTTACCAGCCAGACATTTCTTGAAATCTTTTACACAAAAAGTCTCTTTGTCTGAAAGACCTTCTTCTATTCTTGTAATTTCAGCTCATTGGGAAACAGATTCTCCTGCTGTTAATCTAATTTCTGGTCCTAATGATACCATCTATGACTTTTATGGCTTTCCCAAACCCATGTATCAG ATTAAGTATCCTGCTCTGGGAGCTCCAAAATTGGCAAGAAGGGTTCAGGAGCTTCTCCAAGGATCTGGATTTGGAATGGTTAATGTGGACAAAAATAGGGGTCTAGACCATGGTGCATGGGTCCCACTCATGCTCATGTACCCTGAAGCTGATATTCCTGTGTGTCAGCTCTCAGTTCAGACACACAAGGATGGACATCATCATTTCAACATGGGGAAGGCTTTGGCTCCTTTGAAGGAGGAAGGCGTTCTTATTATTGGTTCTGGGTCTGCAACTCATAATTTGAGGATTTTGCGGGAGACCAACTCTGTTGCTTCTTGGGCTAAAGAGTTTGATACCTGGCTTAGAGATGCCCTCCTGGACGGAAG GTATGAAGATGTAAACAATTATTTGGAGAAGGCACCACATGCAAAACTAGCCCAACCACACCCGGACCACTTCTATCCGTTACACGTAGCTATAGGTGCTTCTGGTGAAAGTTCAAAGGCTGAGCTTATCCACCATAGCTGGAGTCTTCATGCCCTTTCATATGCCTCCTACAAATTCACTTCAAAATAA
- the LOC141695446 gene encoding glutamate receptor 2.8-like yields the protein MEQKFDAVVGDVSVIADRCKYAEFTHTYSNSALVMLVPVQSKMPHKAWLFLKPFTKAMWLFILAITIYNGFVIWLIERKHSPRLRGSATEQTGILIWLSFTTLFSLNGGKLHSNLSRMAIVVWLFVALIITQSYTASLSSMLTVKQLEPTVSDIETLKNNNVIVGYGKGAFVAKYLVEVLGFKPYNLKNFSSPQDYAKALKTGEIAAGFLNGSYLKLFLAKYCRSFIVAGPTYKVGGFGFAFPKGSLTITDTNKALLEVFESGKLRELENKMIGSERCVEVESAYDDEDENSLTLDSFWILFALTGGTTTCALTIYALDGLRRRATNFTPKIVTTISKHWGHQNRRFSRKVSDADTPEDPCTAKNIELILVSSKS from the exons ATGGAGCAGAAGTTTGATGCAGTAGTTGGTGATGTGTCTGTTATAGCTGATAGATGTAAGTACGCAGAATTCACGCACACCTATTCAAATTCAGCACTGGTGATGTTAGTACCTGTCCAGTCAAAAATGCCCCATAAAGCATGGCTGTTCTTGAAACCCTTTACAAAAGCCATGTGGTTGTTTATATTGGCTATAACTATTTACAATGGCTTTGTCATATGGTTAATAGAAAGGAAACACAGCCCGAGGCTTCGAGGCTCTGCAACAGAACAGACTGGAATCCTGATTTGGTTGTCCTTCACAACTCTCTTCTCCCTGAACG GGGGGAAACTTCATAGCAATTTGTCACGGATGGCAATAGTAGTGTGGCTATTTGTGGCATTGATCATCACCCAAAGTTATACTGCGAGTCTTAGTAGCATGCTAACTGTCAAGCAGCTTGAACCAACAGTTTCTGACATTGAGACACTAAAGAATAACAATGTCATAGTTGGGTACGGGAAAGGAGCATTTGTTGCCAAGTATTTAGTAGAAGTGTTGGGCTTCAAACCATATAACCTCAAGAACTTTAGTTCACCACAAGATTATGCCAAAGCTCTTAAAACTGGAGAAATAGCAGCTGGATTTCTAAATGGTTCTTATCTCAAACTTTTCCTTGCCAAGTACTGCAGGAGCTTTATCGTTGCAGGACCAACATATAAAGTTGGAGGATTTGGCTTT GCATTTCCAAAGGGGTCTCTTACGATCACGGATACAAACAAGGCACTTCTAGAAGTATTTGAAAGCGGGAAGCTTCGAGAACTAGAAAACAAAATGATAGGGTCTGAAAGGTGTGTTGAAGTGGAGTCGGCTTACGATGATGAGGATGAAAACAGTCTAACCCTTGACAGCTTCTGGATACTATTTGCATTGACAGGAGGCACAACCACGTGTGCTCTAACAATCTATGCTTTGGATGGACTGAGAAGAAGAGCTACAAATTTTACCCCCAAAATTGTGACGACTATATCAAAACATTGGGGGCATCAAAACcgaagattttccagaaaagtcAGCGATGCAGACACTCCGGAAGACCCATGTACTGCAAAAAACATAGAATTGATCTTAGTCAGTTCAAAGTCATGA